One window from the genome of Mycolicibacterium gadium encodes:
- a CDS encoding sigma-70 family RNA polymerase sigma factor — MTDPDQGALLRAIHDAHSQDLQRYVLRLTRGDMPFAEDVVQESLLRLWRKPEILEQSSESARAWLFTVARNLVIDDRRSARFTRELQSDNLPERPSLDAIGPAVDKWVLADALKSLSSDHRNAIVRAYYLGQTVADIAQQEQVPEGTVKSRLHYALRALRNALQERGVGRD, encoded by the coding sequence ATGACCGATCCTGATCAGGGCGCGCTGCTGCGAGCGATTCACGATGCCCACAGCCAGGACCTGCAGCGATATGTGCTGCGATTGACGCGGGGGGACATGCCTTTCGCGGAGGACGTGGTGCAGGAGTCGCTGCTGCGGCTGTGGCGAAAGCCCGAGATTCTCGAACAGTCCAGCGAATCGGCGCGGGCGTGGCTGTTCACTGTCGCGCGCAACCTCGTCATCGACGACCGTCGCAGCGCGCGCTTCACGCGGGAACTGCAGAGCGACAACCTCCCCGAGCGGCCGTCGCTGGACGCGATCGGACCCGCGGTCGACAAGTGGGTCCTGGCCGACGCACTGAAGTCGTTGTCCAGCGATCATCGCAACGCCATCGTGCGCGCGTATTACCTCGGCCAGACCGTGGCCGATATCGCCCAGCAGGAACAGGTTCCCGAGGGCACGGTCAAATCCAGACTTCACTACGCGCTACGCGCGTTACGAAATGCGTTGCAGGAAAGGGGGGTTGGCCGTGACTGA
- a CDS encoding anti-sigma factor codes for MTENKPDDDLAEWDAAYVLGALNPNDQRTYENYLATNPERNAEFGELAGMPDILDVLSPEEALALTDLAGGPPTGDRRDNVTSFSTASAKRQRRSGRAIAVVVAAAAALAIVGGVVGATVFPRTTSVQTVAMSPMQPGSRPGLTAQLAVTEKKWGTELNWSCEYTKDWSREVDSYDIVVTTKSGGQMVVGSWRPAGDEAAGLSAATSIPTSEIAKVDIRVTGTDEPLAVTNL; via the coding sequence GTGACTGAGAACAAGCCCGACGACGATCTCGCGGAATGGGATGCCGCCTACGTGCTCGGCGCGCTGAACCCGAACGATCAGCGGACCTATGAGAACTATCTCGCCACGAACCCCGAGCGAAACGCCGAGTTCGGCGAACTGGCCGGGATGCCTGACATTCTCGACGTGCTCAGCCCGGAAGAGGCCCTGGCATTGACCGACCTCGCGGGCGGTCCGCCGACCGGCGATCGCCGGGACAACGTGACGTCGTTTTCCACCGCCTCGGCGAAGCGGCAGCGGCGGTCCGGGCGGGCCATCGCGGTCGTGGTGGCGGCCGCCGCGGCGTTGGCGATCGTCGGCGGCGTAGTCGGGGCGACTGTCTTTCCCCGCACGACGTCGGTACAGACGGTGGCGATGTCACCGATGCAGCCCGGGTCGCGTCCCGGCCTCACCGCCCAACTCGCCGTCACGGAAAAGAAGTGGGGGACCGAGCTCAACTGGTCCTGCGAGTACACGAAGGATTGGTCGCGCGAGGTCGACAGCTACGACATTGTCGTCACGACGAAGAGCGGCGGGCAGATGGTCGTGGGTTCTTGGCGTCCTGCCGGAGACGAAGCCGCCGGATTGTCGGCCGCGACCAGCATTCCGACATCGGAGATCGCCAAGGTCGATATTCGGGTGACCGGCACCGATGAACCGCTGGCCGTCACCAATCTCTGA